The Microbacterium horticulturae genome has a window encoding:
- a CDS encoding ATP-dependent helicase, producing the protein MSDVLERFGDATREWFRAAFTAPTDAQRGAWNAIAGGKHALVVAPTGSGKTLAAFLWAIDRVFHDQDAAAEPRPKTQRTRILYISPLKALGVDVERNLRSPLVGIAQAARRLGVPGPEITVGVRSGDTPASDRRKLLTAPPDILITTPESLYLMLTSQAAETLRGVDTVIVDEVHAVAATKRGAHLAVSLERLDDLLEKPAQRIGLSATVRPIDEVARFLGGAAPVEIVAPRASKTFELHVVVPVDDMQNPPPVVPVDATAAVDDDWFSPDGPAENTEVTGSIWPHVEEAIVDRVLENRSTIVFSNSRRLAERLTGRLNEIYAERMGAEIPEPAIPAALRAPAAEAAGEAQAGSPAGVAPVLAKAHHGSVSKEQRAQVEDELKSGVLRCVVATSSLELGIDMGAVDLVIQIEAPPSAASGLQRIGRAGHQVGEISRADLFPKHRSDVLHTAVVTERMLAGQIEAITVPANPLDILAQQTIAACATGPVDVEGWYETVKRSAPFRTLPRSAYEATLDLLAGRFPSDEFAELRPRVVWDRDHGTLTGRPGSQRIAVTSGGTIPDRGLFGVFVAGEKVGARVGELDEEMVYESRVNDVFTLGTTSWRIVEITHDRVNVVPAFGQPGKVPFWHGDGIGRPAELGEALGAFARELAAAPREKSEMRLAECGLDANAITNLLRYLSEQRESTGTLPTDKTLTVERSRDEVGDWRVILHSPYGMQVHAPWALAVNARIRERLGVDGSAVASDDGIIARIPDATADPPGAELFVFEPDEIDQMVTDEVGGSALFASRFRECAARALLMPRLNPGKRSPLWQQRQRASQLLEVARRYPTFPIILETLREVLQDVYDLPALLRVIRGIGERRIRLVEVTTSQPSPYARDLLFGYVGAFMYEGDSPLAERRAAALSVDPALLSELLGKVEMRELLDPEIIAQFEREVQRLDPERHARGVEGVADLLRLLGPLDAAEVAERLDDGDATTHLDTLIATHRAIPVTIGGTPRVAAIEDAGRLRDALGAALPVGIPTAFLEPVADPLGDLVARFARTHGPFRAESVAERLGVGIAVARLTLQRLEAAGRVTSGFFLPETTATDETEWCDTEVLRRLRMRSLAAIRGSVEPVSPRAFARFLPAWQHLTRPLEGIDGVAAVIEQLAGVPIPASAWESLILPSRVKDYTSGMLDELTATGEVIWSGHGTLPGRDGWVALHPVGDAPLTLPEPEGEITPGSLEERLINILGAGGAYFTGQLKTLADADSEQDVIDALWSLTWSGRVTNDTFAPLRALTSGGSQAHKAARRTPRARLYRGMALPRPSTPPRPPTLGGRWSLLPEPEGDPAVRATASGSLLLDRYGVVTRGSVQAEQVPGGFAQVYRMLAGFEEAGHCRRGYVIEKLGAAQFAASTTIDRLREFSGLADPPPRAGITLAATDPANPYGAALGWPALEGSAHRPGRKAGAVVVLVDGALVLYLERGGKTALAFSSDDETLAAGCRSLAETAKTRRLETLTIEQVNGEVVYGTAVGRALRQAGFVESTRGLTLRKAPRG; encoded by the coding sequence ATGAGCGATGTGCTGGAACGCTTCGGCGACGCGACCCGGGAATGGTTCCGCGCCGCCTTCACCGCGCCGACCGACGCCCAGCGCGGTGCGTGGAACGCCATCGCCGGCGGCAAGCACGCGCTCGTCGTCGCACCGACAGGGTCGGGTAAGACGCTCGCCGCTTTCCTGTGGGCGATCGACCGGGTGTTCCATGATCAGGATGCCGCGGCCGAGCCCCGCCCGAAGACGCAGCGCACCCGCATCCTCTACATCTCCCCCCTGAAAGCGCTCGGCGTCGACGTCGAGCGCAACCTCCGCTCGCCCCTGGTCGGCATCGCCCAGGCCGCGCGGCGGCTCGGCGTGCCCGGTCCCGAGATCACCGTGGGTGTGCGCAGCGGTGACACCCCGGCATCCGATCGTCGAAAACTGCTCACCGCGCCGCCCGACATCCTCATCACGACGCCCGAATCGCTCTATCTCATGCTCACGAGCCAGGCGGCCGAGACTCTGCGCGGCGTCGACACCGTCATCGTCGACGAGGTGCACGCGGTGGCGGCGACCAAGCGTGGCGCACATCTGGCCGTGAGCCTCGAGCGCCTCGACGATCTGCTTGAGAAACCCGCCCAGCGCATCGGTCTGTCGGCGACGGTGCGGCCGATCGACGAGGTGGCGCGGTTCCTGGGCGGCGCCGCTCCCGTCGAGATCGTCGCGCCGCGGGCCTCGAAGACGTTCGAGCTGCACGTGGTGGTTCCCGTCGACGACATGCAGAATCCTCCTCCCGTGGTGCCGGTGGATGCCACGGCCGCCGTCGACGACGACTGGTTCAGCCCCGACGGGCCGGCCGAGAACACCGAGGTCACCGGTTCGATCTGGCCGCACGTCGAAGAGGCGATCGTCGACCGCGTGCTCGAGAACCGCTCGACCATCGTTTTCTCTAACTCGCGGCGGCTCGCCGAGCGGCTCACCGGCCGACTCAACGAGATCTATGCGGAGCGCATGGGGGCCGAGATTCCTGAGCCTGCCATCCCCGCCGCCTTGCGGGCCCCCGCAGCCGAGGCTGCCGGGGAGGCGCAGGCGGGTTCGCCCGCGGGCGTCGCCCCGGTGCTCGCGAAGGCCCACCACGGCTCGGTGTCGAAGGAGCAGCGCGCGCAGGTCGAAGACGAACTGAAATCGGGGGTGCTGCGCTGCGTCGTGGCGACCAGCAGCCTCGAACTCGGCATCGACATGGGCGCGGTCGACCTGGTCATCCAGATCGAGGCGCCGCCGTCGGCGGCTTCCGGTCTGCAGCGCATCGGACGCGCCGGGCACCAGGTCGGCGAGATCAGCCGCGCAGACCTGTTCCCCAAACACCGCAGCGACGTGCTGCACACGGCGGTGGTCACCGAGCGCATGCTCGCCGGGCAGATCGAGGCGATCACGGTGCCGGCCAACCCGCTCGACATTCTTGCGCAGCAGACCATCGCGGCCTGTGCGACCGGCCCGGTCGATGTCGAGGGCTGGTACGAGACGGTCAAGCGCAGTGCGCCCTTTCGCACGCTGCCCCGCTCGGCGTACGAGGCGACGCTCGATCTGCTGGCGGGACGCTTCCCATCCGACGAATTCGCCGAGCTGCGCCCGCGCGTGGTCTGGGATCGCGATCACGGCACGCTCACGGGCCGCCCGGGCTCGCAGCGTATCGCCGTCACGAGCGGCGGCACGATCCCCGACCGCGGATTGTTCGGCGTCTTCGTCGCCGGCGAGAAGGTCGGCGCCCGCGTCGGCGAACTCGATGAGGAGATGGTCTACGAGTCGCGGGTGAACGACGTGTTCACACTCGGCACGACGAGTTGGCGCATCGTCGAGATCACGCACGACCGGGTCAACGTCGTGCCGGCGTTCGGGCAGCCCGGCAAGGTGCCCTTCTGGCACGGTGACGGCATCGGCCGGCCGGCGGAACTGGGCGAGGCCCTCGGCGCGTTCGCCCGCGAGCTCGCCGCGGCGCCGCGGGAGAAGTCCGAGATGCGGCTCGCGGAATGCGGCCTCGACGCCAACGCGATCACGAATCTGCTGCGGTATCTCTCCGAGCAGCGCGAGTCGACCGGCACCCTCCCGACCGACAAGACCTTGACCGTCGAGCGCAGTCGCGACGAGGTCGGCGACTGGCGCGTCATCCTTCATTCGCCGTACGGCATGCAAGTGCACGCGCCCTGGGCGCTGGCGGTCAACGCCCGCATCCGCGAGCGCCTCGGCGTCGATGGATCTGCGGTCGCCAGCGACGACGGCATCATCGCGCGGATACCGGATGCCACGGCCGACCCGCCGGGCGCAGAGCTGTTCGTCTTCGAACCCGACGAGATCGACCAGATGGTCACCGACGAGGTCGGCGGCTCGGCCCTGTTCGCCTCGCGCTTTCGTGAGTGCGCAGCGCGTGCGCTGCTCATGCCGCGGCTGAACCCCGGCAAGCGCAGCCCGCTCTGGCAGCAGCGCCAACGGGCGTCGCAGTTGCTCGAGGTGGCGCGACGGTACCCGACGTTCCCGATCATCCTCGAGACGCTGCGCGAGGTGCTGCAAGACGTCTACGACCTGCCCGCGCTGCTGCGCGTGATCCGCGGGATCGGCGAGCGCCGCATCCGCCTCGTCGAGGTCACGACCAGCCAGCCGTCACCGTACGCGCGCGATCTGCTGTTCGGATATGTCGGTGCGTTCATGTACGAGGGCGACTCGCCGCTGGCCGAGCGGCGCGCGGCGGCGCTCTCGGTCGACCCGGCGCTGCTGAGTGAGCTGCTCGGCAAGGTCGAGATGCGCGAGCTGCTCGACCCCGAGATCATCGCGCAGTTCGAGCGCGAGGTGCAGCGGCTCGACCCCGAGCGGCACGCGCGCGGCGTGGAAGGCGTGGCCGACCTGCTCCGCCTACTGGGACCGTTGGATGCCGCGGAGGTCGCCGAGCGACTGGATGACGGCGACGCCACGACTCACCTCGACACCCTGATCGCGACCCACCGCGCGATCCCGGTGACGATCGGCGGCACGCCACGCGTCGCGGCGATCGAAGACGCCGGTCGTCTGCGCGATGCGCTCGGCGCGGCGCTGCCCGTCGGCATCCCGACCGCGTTCCTCGAGCCGGTCGCCGACCCGCTGGGTGACCTGGTGGCCCGCTTCGCGCGCACGCACGGGCCGTTCCGCGCCGAGTCGGTCGCCGAACGCCTGGGCGTCGGCATCGCCGTCGCACGGCTCACGCTGCAGCGGCTCGAGGCCGCGGGACGCGTCACAAGCGGGTTCTTCCTGCCCGAGACGACCGCGACCGACGAGACCGAATGGTGCGACACCGAGGTGCTGCGCCGCTTGCGGATGCGCAGCCTGGCAGCGATCCGCGGCAGCGTCGAGCCTGTCTCACCTCGGGCGTTCGCGCGGTTCCTGCCGGCGTGGCAGCACCTGACCCGCCCGCTCGAGGGCATCGACGGGGTCGCCGCCGTGATCGAGCAGCTCGCGGGCGTGCCGATCCCGGCGAGTGCGTGGGAATCACTCATCCTCCCGTCGCGGGTGAAGGACTACACCTCGGGCATGCTCGACGAGCTGACGGCGACCGGCGAGGTGATCTGGTCGGGGCACGGAACCTTGCCGGGCCGCGACGGCTGGGTCGCGCTGCATCCCGTGGGCGATGCGCCTTTGACACTTCCCGAGCCCGAAGGCGAGATCACCCCGGGGTCGCTCGAGGAGCGGCTCATCAACATCCTCGGCGCAGGCGGCGCGTACTTCACGGGGCAGCTGAAGACGCTGGCCGACGCCGATTCCGAACAGGACGTGATCGATGCCCTCTGGTCTCTGACCTGGTCGGGTCGCGTGACGAACGACACCTTCGCGCCGCTACGGGCCCTGACCTCGGGCGGATCGCAGGCGCACAAGGCTGCCCGGCGCACACCGCGAGCACGGCTGTATCGGGGCATGGCGCTGCCGCGCCCGAGCACTCCCCCACGCCCGCCGACGCTCGGCGGACGATGGTCGCTCTTGCCCGAGCCTGAAGGAGACCCGGCCGTGCGTGCGACGGCGAGCGGCAGCCTGCTGCTCGACCGCTACGGCGTCGTCACGCGCGGATCCGTGCAGGCCGAGCAGGTGCCCGGCGGATTCGCGCAGGTCTACCGCATGCTCGCCGGCTTCGAAGAGGCAGGGCACTGCCGCCGCGGGTACGTGATCGAGAAGCTGGGGGCGGCGCAATTCGCGGCATCCACCACCATCGACCGGCTGCGCGAGTTCTCGGGACTCGCCGACCCACCGCCGCGCGCGGGCATCACCCTGGCCGCCACCGATCCGGCCAATCCGTACGGGGCGGCGCTCGGATGGCCGGCGCTCGAGGGATCGGCGCACCGCCCCGGGCGCAAGGCGGGAGCGGTGGTCGTGCTCGTCGACGGTGCGCTCGTGCTGTACCTCGAGCGCGGTGGCAAGACCGCGCTGGCGTTCTCGAGTGACGACGAGACGTTGGCGGCGGGATGCCGCAGCCTCGCCGAGACCGCGAAGACACGGCGCCTCGAGACCCTGACCATCGAACAGGTCAACGGTGAGGTCGTCTACGGCACAGCCGTCGGCCGCGCACTGCGCCAGGCCGGCTTCGTCGAGTCGACCCGCGGGCTGACGCTGCGCAAGGCGCCGCGGGGCTGA
- a CDS encoding GreA/GreB family elongation factor has protein sequence MTDVTGTAQTVWMTPAALAALQAELEQLTAAGDEAAQARVLELRDLIRRAEVGTKPDDGVVEQGMRITVKFHVDDSVETFLLGSRDLVQAGADIDVYSPSSPLGSAIDGRHVGDEVSYTAPNGAQLTVTIIAATPFA, from the coding sequence ATGACCGACGTCACAGGGACGGCGCAGACCGTCTGGATGACCCCCGCCGCGCTCGCGGCCCTGCAAGCCGAGCTTGAGCAGCTCACTGCAGCCGGCGACGAGGCCGCTCAGGCACGGGTGCTCGAGCTGCGAGACCTCATCCGTCGAGCCGAAGTGGGCACGAAGCCCGACGACGGCGTCGTCGAGCAGGGCATGCGCATCACCGTGAAGTTCCACGTCGATGACTCCGTCGAGACGTTCCTGCTCGGCAGCCGCGACCTCGTGCAGGCCGGCGCCGATATCGACGTGTATTCGCCGAGTTCGCCGCTGGGCTCGGCGATCGACGGACGCCATGTCGGCGACGAGGTGAGCTATACCGCGCCCAATGGCGCGCAGCTGACCGTCACGATCATCGCCGCGACGCCCTTCGCGTAG
- a CDS encoding PspC domain-containing protein translates to MNALVRPLRGRMIAGVCAGLALRFGISPLAMRIIAVVLVAVFGLSLWAYVLLWIVMPNER, encoded by the coding sequence ATGAACGCACTCGTCCGACCCCTCAGGGGCCGCATGATCGCCGGCGTGTGCGCCGGGCTCGCCCTTCGCTTCGGCATCAGCCCGCTGGCGATGCGCATCATCGCCGTCGTACTGGTCGCCGTGTTCGGCCTGTCGCTGTGGGCCTACGTCCTGCTGTGGATCGTGATGCCGAACGAACGCTGA
- a CDS encoding ABC-F family ATP-binding cassette domain-containing protein, producing the protein MPTPSIVLDRVSFAWPDGSVALREVSGAVGAGRTGLVGRNGSGKSTLLRLIAGTLTPTSGHVTAASDIALLPQQLTLGTERPVAELLGVADILAAVRAIESGDIDPRHFDTIGDDWDIEARTIAALAEAGLPDDALGRTVGQLSGGEAVLAAVAGIRLRNTPITLLDEPTNNLDRGARGRLYDLVRAWRGTLVVVSHDTALLDLMDDTAELYENTLSVFGGPYSAWRAWLETEQDAARQAERAASQSLAREKRQRIEAETKLAHRAAVGRKAQIEKRVPGIVAGGRKRAAQVSAGKLSTEVSEKESAARAALDLAERRVRDDDLVVIDLPDPGVPAGRRIATLADGERAWIVQGPERVALIGPNGVGKTTLLEQLVASGVPSTGSYGASAANRAANERSSMSTTHAQAHTDRIGYLPQRVDGLDDTASVLENVRDAAPAVPPADIRNRLARFLIRGDAVERPVGSLSGGERFRVALARLLLADPPPQLLVLDEPTNNLDLDTVDQLVEALAAYRGAVLVVSHDDGFLARLGIDTTLELTPDGMVERP; encoded by the coding sequence ATGCCCACCCCATCCATCGTCTTGGACCGTGTCTCGTTCGCCTGGCCCGACGGCTCCGTCGCGCTGCGCGAGGTGTCCGGCGCCGTGGGCGCCGGCCGCACAGGACTCGTCGGCCGCAACGGCTCGGGCAAGTCGACGCTGCTGCGCCTTATCGCCGGCACGCTCACCCCCACGAGTGGGCACGTGACCGCGGCGTCCGACATCGCCCTGCTCCCCCAGCAGCTGACGCTGGGAACCGAGCGCCCCGTCGCCGAGCTGCTGGGCGTCGCCGACATTCTCGCCGCAGTGCGGGCCATCGAGTCCGGCGACATCGACCCGCGTCACTTCGACACGATCGGCGACGACTGGGACATCGAAGCGCGCACGATCGCAGCCCTTGCCGAAGCAGGTCTGCCCGACGACGCCCTGGGCCGCACGGTCGGGCAGCTGTCGGGCGGTGAGGCGGTCCTTGCGGCCGTGGCCGGCATCCGGCTGCGGAACACCCCGATCACACTGCTCGACGAACCGACCAACAATCTCGACCGCGGTGCGCGGGGGCGGCTGTACGACCTGGTGCGCGCGTGGCGCGGAACGCTCGTCGTGGTCAGCCACGACACCGCGCTGCTCGATCTCATGGACGACACCGCCGAGTTGTACGAGAACACGCTGAGCGTGTTCGGCGGGCCGTACTCCGCGTGGCGCGCATGGCTCGAGACGGAGCAGGATGCCGCACGGCAGGCCGAGCGGGCGGCATCGCAGTCACTCGCCCGCGAGAAGCGGCAGCGCATCGAGGCCGAGACCAAGCTCGCGCACCGCGCGGCGGTCGGGCGCAAGGCGCAGATCGAGAAGCGTGTGCCGGGGATCGTCGCGGGCGGACGAAAGCGTGCCGCCCAGGTGTCGGCCGGCAAGCTGAGCACCGAGGTCAGCGAGAAGGAGTCGGCCGCCCGCGCCGCGCTCGATCTCGCCGAGCGGCGCGTACGCGACGACGACTTGGTCGTCATCGACCTGCCTGACCCGGGGGTTCCGGCGGGGCGCAGGATCGCGACGCTGGCGGACGGCGAGCGCGCGTGGATCGTGCAGGGGCCGGAGCGGGTTGCCCTGATCGGCCCGAACGGCGTCGGAAAGACCACGCTGCTCGAGCAGCTGGTGGCCTCGGGCGTTCCGTCAACAGGCTCATATGGCGCCTCGGCCGCCAATCGAGCGGCGAACGAACGATCCAGCATGTCGACGACACACGCGCAGGCACACACCGACCGCATCGGCTACCTTCCGCAGCGCGTGGACGGCCTCGACGACACCGCCTCCGTGCTCGAGAATGTGCGGGATGCCGCGCCCGCCGTGCCGCCGGCCGACATCCGCAACCGGCTGGCGAGGTTTCTGATCCGCGGCGACGCCGTCGAGCGCCCCGTCGGGTCGCTGTCGGGCGGCGAGCGGTTCCGCGTCGCACTCGCGCGGCTGCTGCTGGCCGACCCGCCGCCGCAGTTGCTGGTGCTCGACGAGCCGACGAACAACCTCGACCTCGACACGGTCGACCAGCTCGTCGAGGCGCTCGCCGCCTATCGCGGCGCGGTGCTCGTCGTCAGCCACGACGACGGGTTCCTCGCCCGGCTCGGCATCGACACGACGCTTGAGCTCACCCCCGACGGCATGGTCGAGCGGCCGTGA
- a CDS encoding TetR/AcrR family transcriptional regulator: MTTAAQTSRAEQTELTRERIVAAARRLFTAHGYRAVSLRDIAAEAGVTHPGLLRHFSGKDELLDVVLQEFDLSNDTRSWERLAAEADGALPFSAAAERNALIPGYLPLFAGLVGEASISAHPAHAAMRGHAERFAPVAREVIGTAISDGAVATDRDADGEALRLMAAWDALQVVQLYLPDRVDTASVIAEHERLLAYPCGWRDPSEPESGHVPMPVMPPIGPEAGTETGYRSGRERRARILSDAMALFAREGYADTSLREIAAKVGVSKSALYHHFPSKDALLLAVLEERDRRIDTAIVALNTESAADFLRALPDAADENARTQPGLLEVYAVISCEAIPAGHAAHAYFARRYAQALDSFETMFRAAASTGELPAHRDPAHEAAWLLALWDGLQYHWLYNRDGVDVAAQLRAHLQDVLPDAAAPR, translated from the coding sequence GTGACGACAGCAGCGCAGACGAGCAGGGCCGAGCAGACCGAGCTCACCCGCGAGCGCATCGTCGCGGCAGCACGGCGGCTGTTCACCGCGCACGGCTATCGCGCGGTATCGCTGCGTGACATCGCCGCCGAGGCGGGGGTGACCCATCCCGGCCTGCTGCGCCACTTCTCGGGCAAGGACGAGCTTCTCGATGTCGTGCTGCAGGAGTTCGACTTGAGCAACGACACCAGGTCATGGGAACGTCTCGCAGCCGAGGCTGACGGTGCTCTGCCGTTCTCGGCTGCCGCGGAACGCAACGCGCTCATTCCTGGATACCTCCCGCTGTTTGCGGGGCTTGTGGGCGAGGCATCCATCAGCGCTCATCCGGCGCACGCCGCCATGCGCGGCCATGCGGAGCGCTTCGCTCCCGTCGCCCGCGAGGTGATCGGCACGGCGATCTCCGACGGTGCGGTGGCCACCGACCGCGACGCCGACGGCGAGGCGCTGCGGCTGATGGCGGCGTGGGATGCGCTCCAGGTCGTTCAGCTCTATCTGCCCGACCGGGTCGACACGGCTTCTGTGATCGCCGAGCACGAGCGGCTGCTCGCCTACCCGTGCGGGTGGCGCGACCCCTCCGAACCAGAGAGCGGCCACGTCCCCATGCCTGTGATGCCGCCGATCGGGCCGGAAGCGGGGACTGAGACCGGCTATCGCTCCGGGCGCGAGCGCCGCGCGCGCATCCTCTCGGACGCGATGGCCCTGTTCGCCCGCGAGGGCTACGCCGACACGAGCCTGCGCGAGATCGCCGCGAAGGTCGGTGTGTCGAAGTCGGCGCTTTACCACCACTTCCCGTCCAAGGACGCCCTGTTGCTCGCGGTACTCGAAGAGCGCGACCGCCGTATCGACACCGCGATCGTCGCGCTGAACACCGAGAGCGCAGCCGACTTCCTGCGGGCGCTTCCCGATGCCGCTGACGAGAACGCCCGCACACAACCGGGACTTCTCGAGGTGTACGCGGTCATCTCGTGCGAGGCGATTCCCGCCGGTCACGCCGCGCACGCCTACTTCGCGCGCCGCTACGCCCAGGCGCTCGACAGCTTCGAGACCATGTTCCGGGCCGCGGCATCCACCGGCGAACTCCCCGCACACCGTGACCCCGCCCACGAGGCCGCCTGGCTGCTGGCTCTGTGGGACGGGCTGCAGTACCACTGGCTGTACAACCGGGACGGAGTGGATGTCGCGGCCCAGCTGCGCGCTCATCTGCAGGATGTTCTGCCCGACGCTGCCGCCCCGCGCTGA
- a CDS encoding MFS transporter, giving the protein MTELSPAASAAAAGTTGVKTPGTTPHRTPRGYTPGLATVNFGIFLALLTPVLVSMAFKIQHIAGSVEEATAQLGLVLGVGAIFALVANPLAGRLSDRTTSCFGMRRPWIIGGGIIGVAALGLIGVATSIWVVLVGWCLAQAALNAVLAAANATLPDQVPVESRGKVSGIVGITTPLAILAGSFLINYIASDVMRFFAPGLVALVFIVFFVVVLRDRRLERKPAQRFTIGQFFGSFVFNPAKHPDFGWTWLTKFFIMFGYAGIATFLPYYLTERFELTEQGAITTILIANLASTVMMAISSPLGGFLSDKVGKRRPFVAIAGVIMVVGLVILAFAPTIPVVIIAQAIIGLGAGSFFSVDLALATQVLPSPDDTAKDLGVLNIANALPQSLAPAIAPGIIALGAGTAIGGYSTWYLFGAVVALAGAVLVYRIKGVK; this is encoded by the coding sequence ATGACAGAGCTGTCTCCGGCCGCCTCGGCGGCCGCGGCGGGCACGACCGGAGTGAAGACGCCCGGCACCACCCCGCACCGCACGCCCCGCGGCTACACGCCGGGTCTGGCGACCGTCAACTTCGGCATCTTCCTGGCCCTGCTGACGCCGGTGCTGGTGTCGATGGCGTTCAAGATCCAGCACATCGCCGGATCGGTTGAAGAGGCCACGGCCCAGCTCGGGCTGGTCCTGGGCGTCGGCGCGATCTTCGCCCTCGTCGCGAACCCGCTGGCCGGCCGCCTGTCCGACCGCACGACCTCCTGCTTCGGCATGCGCCGACCCTGGATCATCGGCGGCGGCATCATCGGCGTGGCAGCCCTCGGCCTCATCGGGGTCGCGACATCCATCTGGGTCGTCCTGGTCGGCTGGTGCCTCGCGCAGGCAGCGCTGAATGCTGTGCTGGCTGCCGCCAACGCAACCCTCCCCGACCAGGTCCCCGTCGAATCGCGCGGCAAGGTGTCGGGCATCGTCGGCATCACGACCCCTCTGGCGATTCTGGCCGGCAGCTTCCTCATCAACTACATCGCGAGCGACGTCATGCGCTTCTTCGCGCCGGGCCTGGTCGCCCTCGTGTTCATCGTGTTCTTCGTCGTCGTGCTGCGCGACCGCCGACTCGAGCGCAAGCCCGCACAGCGCTTCACGATCGGCCAGTTCTTCGGCTCGTTCGTGTTCAACCCCGCCAAGCACCCCGACTTCGGCTGGACCTGGCTGACCAAGTTCTTCATCATGTTCGGCTATGCCGGCATCGCGACCTTTCTGCCCTACTACCTCACCGAGCGCTTCGAGCTGACCGAGCAGGGCGCGATCACGACGATCCTCATCGCGAACCTCGCCTCCACCGTCATGATGGCGATCTCCAGTCCGCTGGGCGGATTCCTCTCCGACAAGGTGGGCAAGCGCCGCCCGTTCGTCGCCATCGCGGGCGTCATCATGGTCGTGGGCCTGGTGATCCTCGCGTTCGCGCCGACGATCCCCGTCGTGATCATCGCCCAGGCGATCATCGGCCTGGGAGCAGGATCCTTCTTCTCCGTCGACCTGGCTCTGGCGACCCAGGTGCTGCCCAGCCCCGACGACACGGCGAAGGACCTCGGCGTGCTCAACATCGCCAATGCCCTGCCGCAGTCGCTTGCGCCCGCCATCGCGCCCGGCATCATCGCGCTGGGCGCCGGCACCGCCATCGGCGGCTACTCCACCTGGTACCTGTTCGGCGCGGTCGTCGCGCTGGCCGGCGCCGTGCTCGTCTACCGCATCAAGGGAGTCAAATGA